One Dioscorea cayenensis subsp. rotundata cultivar TDr96_F1 unplaced genomic scaffold, TDr96_F1_v2_PseudoChromosome.rev07_lg8_w22 25.fasta BLBR01002041.1, whole genome shotgun sequence genomic window, TAGCAATTGTCTCCTTTGGTTCTTTCTTGTAATGATATTGAGATGCATAATGCCCTAGTTTGCCACAAACATAACACgcaccttttctttttgtttgaaaattctgATTAAATTTGAAGCCATCCTTCTTTTGTCCGTTGAATCTTTGTGCAGAGCCTTTGAAATTATTTCTGGTTCCTTTGAATTTCTTGGGAATCCTGttgaaattctgatttttgtttgATCCTACTTCAATGAGATTCGCCTTGGATGAGAGTTCTTTAATCTTGTCTGCATTATCCCTTTGCCGATTCTTCTCTTCGATTCGGATATGTACAATGATGTCTTCAAGAGTTATGAGTTTCCTTTTATgcttcaagttgtttttgtaatgtttcCAAGATTCGGGAAGACGTTCAATGAGGAAGCCGGCAATGAATGCATCAGGTAAGatgatttcttcattcttcAGATCATTGACCAGAACATGATAATCATGAATTTGAGAAGATACATCCTTGTCTTCAGTCATTTGGAAATCAGAGAAATTTCCTATTGCGTATTTCTGATTCCCGGCATCTTCAACTATGTATTTCTTATGCAGTGAATCCCAGATTTCTTTCGCTGTCTTGAGATCGCAGTAGATGTCATACAATTCATTTGAGAGAGTGCTGAGGATGGTATGACGACAGATCTTGTTTCCTTTCTCCCAGATTGGCAAGGTTTCCGCATAAGCTTCTGATGTTGGGTCCGGCTTTGGTTCAGTCAGGATATGTGCGAGGTTGAACATGTCTAGCGCCGAGAACACCTTTTGTTGCCATCGTTTGAAGAACGTGCCCGGTGAATTGATCAATCTTTCGAGACGTCGGGAAGTGACTTAGCGGTGGTCATCGCGTTATCCATAAATTTGTTCTTAAGATTGTTggaaaatctttgatttgttgTTGGAGCGAAGCAGGGAGCAGGGATGACGAAGGCGAGGGTGTGCAAGAGCACTGTCCTTAAGAACAAATTCGCCTTCCTTTTTGCAGTGCGATAGGAAACTCAAATGGCGTTGTTCTCCAGGATTCAACAGTCCGATTCTCTGTTCGTGCACCAGAACAGAGAACAAGCGAGCGCTCAGAGAGAAAgaggaaaagataaagaatgaTTCAAATCTGGTGATGGATCAGGTTTTAATATTAGTGGAAAGGCGGCAAGACAGAGGGACGCGGACGGCGAAGGGGCATGGCAATGGGTGGTTCTCGGAAGGTGAAGAGACACGGCCGGAGCCGAGGAAGTAGTTTAAAAAAGCGCAAAAgattaaaagtttaaatataagataaagggcaaaaaggtaaaaaaaaccTATTGCGTGACTGCACCCAATAAATCTGGTGCATTCGTGTCCACACCATGCGCCTACGTGAGTTCAGAATTTCTAAGCTAATTTCCGAATCCAAACCCTGAAATTTGCACCCCCCTGCGCCTGCGCGCGTAAGAGAGCATAACCACTAAAGCAAAGTTAAAGGATCAtaaatagtactatatataaagtggatgaagttcttgtagctaggcaatgtggtactaaactTTTAGTGGGAATCTTTTGAAACAAATATGGGCCTAAAGTATATGGACCCTCAAACAAGTGCCGATGTGCAAATCAAAGACAACTGGGGCTCTCTCTCTAACCTGTCGGCAGACATCATGGGAGCTGTGGTGGTCATTATTTTCGTGGGAGGGATAGGATGGGTCGTATTTTCTCTTTTACGGCAGCGTATACGTCGCATACGATGGTCCTGGAAGTTCTTCCCATGCTTTTCCGGAGAAGTGGAGGTGGAGCTGCAGACACCTCGTGCCGGAGGTTATTGAGAGTCTTGGTGTCTGGGGCGCCTCGCGCCCGCCTAACCCTatccacttatatatatacacagttAAATATACATTAATACTCTGGTCATACTAAtgctttgttatatatatatatatatatatatttgtgtatatatatatttgtgagaAGTGTATTTGTAtgttattacttttttttttgttaatataagTGAGGGTGGCTTATAGAATTCACTCCCCCCTCACTACACCAATTCTCAGTTTTAGAAGTACTTTTATAGAGGTGGTTATTAAAAACCGGCTCCATatgttataatttgtttttttaaataaattacatcCTGTTTCAACcccaaattaaataaaacaactctctctctctctctctctctctctctctctctccattcaCTCACTCAcacccctttctctctctctctctctctctctctctccattcaCTCACTCAcacccctttctctctctctctctctctctctctctctctctctctcgctctctatCTCGCACGATCTTCGCCGCACCCCCCCCGCCCGCACCGACGATCACCACACCGTACCGCACCTCCGCACCACCGCCGGTGAGTTCTAACCGCCGCACCGACGAGCGCCTCCAGCGACAGCGGAGTTGGTTACGTTAGAATTTTCGATGCGGCATCGTTTAGCGATCTCCTTCGCGGTTGTCGTGCTAGCTCTTCATCCCCcctatatatactcactttcaCTTCCCGCCCCCATTGCTCCATCTTTCTCTCactttctcttcctctctctctctttctaggGTTTCAGGTGATCTTAATTCCCAGAGATGTTTTGCTAATTTTCATGCCATTTCTTGCTTTACATCATTATCAATTAGAGCTTTGCCGATCTTTTCTTAtgatttcttgaaatttttacaGTAATTTTAGCTTGTTGAATCGATTGTTTTATCAATGAGAGCGAGCTCTGCTAATATGATTTCTTGCGATTTTACTGTAATTCTAGCTAGCTTTATATCTTTATCATCTCATCGGGGGCTGTTGATTATCATTCTATAGATCATTAGCTAGATTGAAATTAATTGTTCAAGTGCTCTCTCTGCTGTGACTGCTGCGATGATGTGCTTCCTTGCTATCTGATTTGCAGGAAGAGCTAGCGGCATATATAGTCCACAGAGAGTTAGATATGCtaatttctctttgtttttcagtaTTAACATTGTAATCTGCCATTTTTTCATTAGATCCACAAGCTTCTAGcatttacaaataatattaatgtcatttttttatttttttcctgaGATTTTTACTGTAATTCTGTTTGTTTTCAGGTTTTTCATTAGATTTTTCAGTGCATATAACAtcatttattgaaattaaaatgcAGCATGAGATGATGACAATTAATCTCTATCTCAGGCCATATTATAAAATGAAGGCATACAtaaatgtttcattttaaaatgaAGGCTTCAGTTAAGGCATCCAGATGTTTTTTTTTGCCTCAGTTTATTATCTTAAAAGCCTTCAAAATTTGCAAGTAGCTCATGCTTTGGATCTTCTTTCTTAATCAGTGGATGCCAGAATTCCGTCGCTTTGCTCCCAATGTTCCAATTGTTATGGTGGGAACCAAACTAGGTGTGTGTAATCTCTTAAAAACTTATCAAGAAATGTAGTATGACAAAAGGTTCCTTTTCTGTTGTATGATCATTGTTATCATTAAATGTTCCAGACCCTCGTGACGACAGAGGATATCTTGCTGATCACTTAGGTACTATTGCAATAACACCTGCACAAGTAAGTGATCAAAcctgagaaaattaattttgaaaattttccttgAGAGAGTTTTGACAATGAAGAAAAACTTTCATTGTTAGGGAGAGGAACTTAGGAAGCAAATTGGTGCTTCAGCATACATTGAATGCAGCTCCAAGACTCAGCAGGTACATGATAATCATTTGAGTAGTCAGTGAAAATAATACAAACCATGCATCTTAAATACTCTGAATATTCCTGATTTTGTTGGTTCTAATGAGCAGAATGTCAAAGCTGTTTTTGATACTGCAATTAAGGTGGTTCTGCAACCTCCTTGAAGGAAGGAGATCGCCAAGAAGAACCCACTGAGCGTAATCAGTAAGCCTATATCAGCTGTGCTTGTTGTTTGTCTAGGGCAGATGCTATGGCTGGAATAGGTTAGatgttagtattattttttgtccttAATGCTTAAGATAATATGAATATGTTCCCTTTTTGATAGTCCTTTGACTGGAAATAGTTACAATCATTATAGGCGTGATTGAAAATCATTGCCTTTCTCATCTCACTTTCATAAATAACCTGGCAATACGAACTTTTTCTTTTGCGGTACTTTAATGATCTACATGTTTTTGATCTTGATCAATTTAAGGTGAGCTAGATTGCTTCTCTATTGTATGTTCACTAGTTGGCATATCTGTATTTGTTGTTTGGTGCATTTTATATGGTAGATTAACACACTTTTTGTATCTCATTAGATCATGTGTTAAACtatctttaatttaattaatacctACCATATATGCCTTTTATTGTAGTGGCAAGAAATAAAACCCCGACCTGGAGCCATGTGGCCAAGCCCAAGGGGTGGTTTTTCGACTACTGTTTTCGAGGATGAGGTAAAGTAAGTTCGGATCGAttgttctctttcttattttatcactataatttttacttgaatagtttttatttttttcctctctttttgcTATATATTTCACTGTGGCATCTGCTTGGACATTCTAGAGGAGTATGAGACTCCTACCACGACTATATTGAAGGTGTTTTTTTCTAcgtcattgtttttttactttttttatattatttttgatttttgatatgCTACAAATGACAACTTTTATTGTTCAATGATGTGACAAGTTTCTTAACTGAATTGACCaagtcctttgttttttttgtgttttttgtgtcAAGTTGAAATATCTAAAACTGCATTATAGGATCCATGTTTTAAAACTTGGGTTAAAAAAAGTTGCATGATGCCTGAAACATTTGTAGTAGCTGCTCATCTAATAATGCTATCTATATAACTGATGTTTCTgaatatgcatgcatgaaaacTTTTACAAAGCAGTAAATTGTGGCATATTATTATGACCTTTCAATTTATTCAAAATCATCAAAgctcttaattatttttcaaatttgcaCGTTCTGCTATCAATTTGCTCACTCGTGATGGTTATGAAACCAGATGATCCCCTGGTTCCTGAGATGAATATacgcacacacacatatatatgtgtgtatatatattttgagaaatatatagGGTGCATAATTTTTGAGATGGTCTTTCGCAATGTTAagtctattttgttcttttattttattttatttgtttgggaACACAACATGATCATTTTAGGAGTTTCTTTGCTTGTCTTTGTGGTTTAGTCTGGTATATATTTGGGATATAATTAGGTCTCTATTGTGAATTATATGGtgcaattttttgttattttggtatactgttttttatttttctttctgtgTTTGTTTCATGCTGGTGATGTTCTAATGAGCTTGTTCATGAATGAGCTATATGGTTTCCAATTAGATAGTCATCGTTGGTATGAtctattttctccatcttggaTTGGATATTGTTTCTATTTTAAGATGGCCAGTTTGTTTGAAGTTGCTTCAATGCAAAATTTCTATGTTATGGTTTTCTTGTGAGGTAGTATTATTTACCTTGCCCATGCCATATCATTGTTGTTTTAACGGTGTTGCTTTTTGTAAGAAGTGTATATACCCAGAGGTGGCAAACAAGAATTTGCATTTAAAGATTATCTGATTAGGAtctgaatttaaaattattttcttcctcaatctcACAAGCTCCTGGTTCATATGTTAGCCTTTTGATGAAGTACGTAAGTCTTTACTCTATGAAGTTCATGTTTAATTTAAGACTTTGAGTGGCCATATATTTGAGGAACTAGACAGTTGTGATCTATTTTAGTTTGATTGCACAAGATTTGTTGAtgggaaaataagaaaattcatCTATAGTTTGATCGCACAAGATTTGTTGTGATCTATTTTAGTTTGATTGCACAAGATTTGTCGATGCTATACTATCTTGAAAGATATTAACAAATATCTTTCGAGATAGTATAGcatcaacataataataaatatatatagataccaTCCTATCATATTTGAGCATTGACacgtgtaaatatatatatatatatatagataccaTCCTATCATATTTGAGCATTGACAtgtgtaaataaatatatttcaagaTAGTATAGCATCGACATAATCTTCTAGGATTCTTATAAAtcttcatatatacatatagatacCATTATATCATAATTGAGCATTGACACATGTAGTTACTCTTTCCCTATATATAGATCTTCAGTtttctttgaaaattgaaaGCCTGTACTAATACACACAGATGGAGTGCAAATTATGGTTTGTTGTGATGGTTATAGGACTTTCTCTCTTTGTCTTTGACAATGGTGTCCATGCAACCATACCAAAGGTATTAGTTTGCctaatttttttcctcatttgTTCACTTAAAAAGTGCTTCTTGAGTTAGTTATGAAATTCGATAAATGCATTCACGTGATAAAAGAAAGAACACAAATGAAAGTACAAATTtgaattatacatatttatttgtatGCATAAAAATCTTCTGCATATTTCTAAAAGAATGAGTAAATCCGTACTAGTATAGATTTATTTGCTTACATAAAAAGGAATCTAAGAAATTTTTGAAGGTAATGAGACGGGAAAGAAATGTAATACCAAGTACTCTAGTCTAAGGGTTGTGcgtttaatattttcataaaatcttTTTAGTTGTTCCTTTatgaaaaagatatatatatatcaaactaatgataatttttacGTTACATAAGAGAATATCTATCTACATGATTATAAAATTACAGTTCTCTTATTGTAGGGGTGTGctagcaaaagaaaagaaaaacactttTTGAGTGTTAAAAATATTGCTTTAAATTAACTAAAGCATGCCCGCATCaaatgagaaatttatttttaatgtttcataGTAGGTAGGACATGATGAACCGAAAAGGTAAAATAATTGGAGgtattttataagaaaaatatatttacatttctttttatagttgatatatatttttactaatatataaatatattcacaGGAAAAAATGATGAAACAGAGTTTATTGTGGGATGAGATGTTCAAGAATCAAAGTTCTGTTTCACCGAACGATCAACCCAAAGATTTAATTAAACATGTAAGTTATTGGATAGGGAAATTTTCACGATTTTCATACTCTCATATATGATCACGAGAAAATCATAATTACATACATGCtcttttaaaattgaaaatttgtttatttatttattttttaaatatgtaaaatcTAACCAGTGATAACTATGTCTATTTTCTAAACAATATCtatgtgattaattaattaattatctatcTATAATGACAAATATGGACAAAGTGGTAATTAAACAACATCTTgtagtatttttattgtatttcttaactttttatatttgacTTTAAGATTTTGGAGTAATATTATTGTCTAAATTCCCACAACTTCTTCACTTGTTTACaagaatatgttttattttacattGTTCAAAGATATAAACTTCGTTTGAATTCttatttatatcatatatatatatgtgtgtgtattattatattattctacaGTTTATTATTTCAAGCATAGGCATGGATAACTGAAGAACACcaaattgattatatatataattatttttctaattatttttttttttatctttctttagtGGGCAATATACCAAGCTTCAAGTGGTCTTTTTAAGAAGTTTTATGGGGCTAAGACAAGTCTTTCAGTTTATGGAGTTTCAGATATTAAAAGTACCCAACTAACCTTGGCTTCTATTTGGATTTCCAATGGATTTCCTGGCGTAAGAAAAACACTCAATGTAATATCCGTTGGGTGGATGGTGAGTTCTTAtttagttttctattttttttttatgcatatctTTCTCATACCTCAAAGTTTAATTTACTCATCAATATTCTAAAACCAATATGTTTGTCGTAACACAAAGAAGAATGTTTGCTATACTAACTTGTGCTTCTCTTGTATTTGTATAAGTGATTGGTGATTCCACTTCTAAATCATTCCTCATTAATTCTCAGGTATATCCATCTAAATATAATGACACTCGTACCCATTTCTTTACACTTTGGACGGTaagattcaaaattttttctcttacgtgatttataaataatgtCGATGTGTATTAATTTTTcccccttatttatttatttttgacaaatagaGAGATGGATATCAAACATATTGCTATAACACTCAATGTCCGGGCTTCATACTTGCTAATACGAGTAATATCGTTCCTGGA contains:
- the LOC120257359 gene encoding uncharacterized protein LOC120257359, translating into MECKLWFVVMVIGLSLFVFDNGVHATIPKEKMMKQSLLWDEMFKNQSSVSPNDQPKDLIKHWAIYQASSGLFKKFYGAKTSLSVYGVSDIKSTQLTLASIWISNGFPGVRKTLNVISVGWMVYPSKYNDTRTHFFTLWTRDGYQTYCYNTQCPGFILANTSNIVPGSPIDQVSAYDGPQYNITIKVYKDSASGNWWLYYGPSGQYDDLYAVGYWPRSLFTGLEENASYMHFGGSVIYLKDAQGPPMGSGHYPEEGEGKAATFYGMQALDQNGSLYDFKDNLMAIQDKKECYRVSEFRNKRFFYGGPAHCID
- the LOC120257360 gene encoding rac-like GTP-binding protein 2; this encodes MVLEVLPMLFRRSGGGAADTSCRRLLRVLWMPEFRRFAPNVPIVMVGTKLDPRDDRGYLADHLGTIAITPAQGEELRKQIGASAYIECSSKTQQNVKAVFDTAIKVVLQPP